One window of the Calditrichota bacterium genome contains the following:
- a CDS encoding glycosidase produces the protein MANFNRINIFNYKKLSLSKPLIRYAQNPILTPNQINAVWSKPEWQVVTVHNAGVTTLGDETIMLFRSHLRCGISVLGLAKSKNGVDDWKIHPQPVLKPATGNDDFAPGTDSGQLIENESGGVEDPRIMKFGAEYAITYSAYHGKIKNRVRVSLAMTTDFINFVRYGPVLERDMRNVVFFTEKINGKYVGLFRPNDVTEGDVGGQYTQIRIGYSDDWRSNSWNIAPEPIMHTGFGPSAFSDKIGPGAPPIKTDKGWLNIFHGVRTTMDGNPYVLGVALHSLKNPARVKISAIPLLFPSRADCRVPEDGYVHVPNVVFSCGVTRKNDGSLWIYYGGNDTVMNLAFSHEKILIELCEKFGRDPLTGNLLYSF, from the coding sequence ATGGCAAACTTTAACAGGATCAACATTTTTAATTACAAAAAACTCTCTCTTTCCAAACCACTCATCCGCTACGCCCAAAATCCCATCTTAACGCCCAATCAGATAAATGCCGTCTGGAGTAAACCGGAATGGCAAGTCGTCACTGTCCACAACGCCGGAGTTACAACTCTGGGAGACGAAACGATCATGCTGTTTCGTTCTCATTTGCGTTGCGGGATTTCTGTGCTGGGCCTGGCGAAAAGCAAAAATGGCGTAGATGATTGGAAAATTCATCCGCAGCCAGTTTTGAAACCAGCAACTGGAAATGATGACTTTGCTCCTGGGACGGATAGCGGGCAGCTCATCGAAAACGAATCCGGAGGAGTTGAAGACCCGCGAATTATGAAATTTGGCGCGGAATACGCCATCACTTACAGCGCGTACCACGGCAAAATTAAAAATCGCGTCCGTGTCTCACTGGCGATGACAACTGATTTTATTAATTTTGTCCGTTACGGTCCTGTGCTCGAACGCGACATGCGCAATGTGGTTTTTTTCACTGAAAAAATCAACGGGAAATACGTCGGTTTGTTCAGACCCAACGACGTGACCGAAGGCGATGTAGGCGGACAGTACACGCAAATCCGCATCGGCTATTCCGATGATTGGCGTTCCAATTCCTGGAATATTGCGCCGGAACCAATTATGCACACAGGTTTCGGTCCCAGCGCATTTTCCGACAAAATAGGCCCTGGCGCTCCGCCGATAAAAACGGACAAAGGCTGGCTGAATATCTTCCACGGCGTACGCACGACGATGGATGGTAATCCTTATGTTTTGGGCGTGGCGCTCCATAGTTTGAAAAATCCCGCAAGAGTAAAAATATCTGCCATTCCCCTGCTTTTTCCTTCGCGAGCCGACTGCCGAGTCCCGGAAGACGGCTATGTTCACGTCCCCAATGTCGTCTTTTCCTGCGGCGTCACCCGCAAAAATGATGGCTCCCTGTGGATTTACTACGGCGGGAACGACACGGTGATGAATCTCGCCTTTAGCCACGAAAAAATCCTCATCGAATTGTGCGAAAAATTCGGACGGGACCCATTAACCGGTAACCTGCTGTACTCCTTTTGA